CAGCTATCGGCCCAAGTGAAGGTCCATCAAATTTTCTCTTTCGTATAAGTCTTTCATATTCATTTCCTTTCCATCCTCTTAGCCAATACGGTCCAACTTTCACATTTTTCTTGAGTTTATACGATCCGTCACCCAGGATGTCTTTAAAGTCGTTCTCACCAAACAAGGCATGTTCTTCATCCCACCTATCTATTTCTGGTTTGGGTTGTGATGGTGGTACGAACTTGGAGGACATAAAGACTGATCCTGAAAGAGAGATAATaacaaatacataatgtatggtATTAAGGATACAACACAGACAGGTA
The sequence above is drawn from the Glandiceps talaboti chromosome 21, keGlaTala1.1, whole genome shotgun sequence genome and encodes:
- the LOC144451113 gene encoding large ribosomal subunit protein mL51-like; this translates as MSMALTSLCRTLFRTTQSFIPLNYGITRTFSFGSVFMSSKFVPPSQPKPEIDRWDEEHALFGENDFKDILGDGSYKLKKNVKVGPYWLRGWKGNEYERLIRKRKFDGPSLGPIAAKDLCKRINYLFRKMNKNSGIKRLKRTERKPYDF